Part of the Halorhabdus utahensis DSM 12940 genome, TTCGAGTTCGTACATCCGGCCCTCGAGTTCGTCGCCGTAGACCTTCGTCTGGGTCGGCGTGAGGTCGCCGAGATCGACGACGCGGCGCTCCTGGCGCGCTTCGACGTCGTGGACGTCCTCGATGGTGTCCAGGAGCTGTTCGACCTTGTCGGGCGTCGCCCGTTCGATCTGACTCCGGATGACGTCGGCGTTCGAGATGATCCCGATAAGTTGGCCGTCGTCGTCGAGGACGGGGAGCCGCTGGATCCCCGACCGGAGGATGACCCGTGCCACGTCGTCGAGATCCATGTCGGGATGGGCCACCATCAGATCCGTCGACATCACCTCGGTGACCGGCAGGTCATCGTCGACGAGCAGGAGGTCGCTCGCGCTCACGAACCCCTGTACGTCTCGGTCGTGGCAGACCGGAAACCCGGTGTGGCCACCGCTGTCCGCGATCCGACTCGCGACGTCCGCGAC contains:
- a CDS encoding CBS domain-containing protein, whose protein sequence is MASSEESLTVEDYMTHEVSTVAPDDTVADVASRIADSGGHTGFPVCHDRDVQGFVSASDLLLVDDDLPVTEVMSTDLMVAHPDMDLDDVARVILRSGIQRLPVLDDDGQLIGIISNADVIRSQIERATPDKVEQLLDTIEDVHDVEARQERRVVDLGDLTPTQTKVYGDELEGRMYELERGLAEPLVVIDNAGDLLLADGHHRTTAAAELGIEEMDAYVIVVEEPVDLEMAKTATEEDLQSIDDITIVDYARHPLVESTQRETGSE